One Drosophila subpulchrella strain 33 F10 #4 breed RU33 chromosome 2R, RU_Dsub_v1.1 Primary Assembly, whole genome shotgun sequence genomic window, CCTAGTCTAGTTATGctagaaaagaaaaaacaaaaccaaacccAAACCTATTTCGTTTAGGACCCGATGGCAAAGTGGTGTGTGAGAAGCGCGATGCGAATAGTAAGTAAAGCCCACAGAAATTCAGcgctaacaaaaaaaacaaggctTCACATGCAACAAATGttattcaataaaataaataaagtatgCAAAAATGTACAGTGCGTTTCAGAGCTTAAGGCGAACTTAAATAATGTCAAGAGTATCCAATCTAGCTGTTCTATTTCTTGGATAATTAATTTATCACCTGATTGATTTCCTATGCTTAAAAGGATATGATTTTAGATAGAACACTAAAGTTCCTCTGTATCTACAAATATTATGACTCTTCCTCGCATTGGATATATACATAGTTTTGAAACGCACTGATATTGTAGTTTAACCACTGCCAATATTCTTAcatttctctctgtgtgtgCCTCTGTATTGTGCTGTATCGTCAAAGCTTCAAAACAAATCGCTTCAGGACGAATATAATCTTATATAACCCATACGATAATCACAGTCGAGTCCTCTTTATGTTGCCCTACAATACACCAAAGAGACTTccaaaaaagtatttaaataatttatttgagTTGCCAAAGTCCAAAAAGGAAAGACAGGCACCAACTCCCCGCAGTCCGCACTGCTTAAAGGCTAGAAAGTGGACATGCCCGAGTGATGCAGTAGTCCCCAAAGAAACCATAAACCATTGGCATTTGCTTCGTTTcgtatacaaaatattatgaacatttttataccatatatttgtatttcatACCTTTATTATAACCTTAGCACGCTTATCACTGCGCTTGTGACCCCTAAAAATGGTCAGAGGTTCTATGATCTAATACCTCTTCCGTATTTACAGAGGATGAGCTGAACAAGTCCACGGTGATCAAGTCGTCGCCCACTAAGACACGTAATCGCAATGGATCCACCACGGAGATGGCAGTGGATCAGCTGCAGGCCAGCGAGAAACTCATTGCAGGTGGGATTTACTATACCCAAAACAATCTATAGGATGTAATGCATCTATAAATCCATAAATCTTCACAGAACTCAACGAAACCTGGGAGGAGAAACTGAAGCGCACCGAGGAGATTCGTGTGCAGCGAGAGGCGGTCTTCGCCGAGATGGGCGTGGCCGTCAAGGAAGACGGCATCACAGTGGGCGTATTCTCACCCAAGAAGACTCCCCATCTGGTCAACCTCAATGAGGATCCCAATCTCTCCGAGTGTCTGCTCTATTACATCAAGGAGGGATTAACCCGGCTGGGCACCCACGAGGCTAATGTTCCCCAGGACATTCAGCTCTCCGGTTCGCACATCCTTAAGGAGCACTGCACTTTTGAGAATCGAAACAGTACAGTGACCCTGCTGCCGCACAAGGATGCCATTATCTATGTAAATGGACGCAAGTTGGTTGAACCGGAGGTCCTTAAGACCGGCTCTCGTGTGATTCTGGGCAAGAACCATGTGTTCCGTTTCACCAATCCGGAACAGGCTCGCGAATTGCGTGAGAAGATCGAGACCGAGAATGAGGCGGAGAACGAGGTGGAGAAGACGGATACCCAGCAGGTGGACTGGAACTTTGCCCAGTGTGAATTGCTGGAGAAGCAGGGCATTGATCTCAAGGCCGAAATGAAGAAGCGATTGGATAACTTGGAGGAGCAGTACAAGCGCGAGAAACTCCAGGCCGATCAGCAGTTTGAGGAGCAGCGCAAAACCTATGAGGCTCGGATCGATGCCTTGCAGAAGCAAGTGGAGGAGCAGTCGATGACCATGTCGATGTACAGCAGCTACTCCCCGGAGGACTTCCACCAGGAGGAAGATGTCTACAGTAAGGAGATGGCATTGGTCTTGAAAATGcagataaaattaaaaatatcgtATAATTCTTAGCCAATCCCATGTACGAGTCCTGCTGGACAGCTCGTGAGGCTGGTTTGGCTGCCTGGGCATTCCGCAAGTGGCGCTACCACCAATTCACCTCTTTGCGAGACGATCTCTGGGGCAATGCCATATTCCTCAAGGAAGCTAATGCTATATCCGTTGAGTTGAAGAAAAAGGTAGATTTGAAAGATATTATTTAtaggtgcctaaaagtatgcagtaagTAAAGGATAGTAGTCTTCCTGAATGATTTCATTGTATTTTTGAGTTTAAAATAtactgttgcatacttttaggtacCTAAAAAAATCAGTTTAAAGTGATTTGTTAGCACATCTTTTTATTTTGGCCGCCTTTAATACTAtgaatataattaaatataccAAACCCCCTCCTATTTCAGGTACAATTCCAATTTACTCTCTTGACCGACACCTTGTACTCCCCTCTGCCACCTGAGCTGGCCTCCAGTGTGGCTCCTTCGCATCAGGACGATGAGTTCGGAGCACCTCCAGTGTCTAAAACCTTGGTGGCCGTCGAGGTCACCGATACCAAGAACGGAGCCACTCATCATTGGTCCCTGGAGAAGCTACGGTAAGACCATCTTATTCCAGACTCCATTCGAATTCCTGCTCTCTCCTCACATTCATTCTTCTCTGCACCTTGGTTGAAATTCTAAACTTAAAGCTGGCTTTCGATTTGAGTTGATTATGTTCCTTTATAAATACGTGCATGGTGGTTGTAGTTCATGGATTCTAGTTTCTATCAAGTGCTCTAGAATTTGTTGGTTCATTTGTAACTTTGGATGTGAACGAAGCGAAGATCACGCCGCCACCATTTACGCCTCCAGTCTCATCGCCATCATTCGCCAAATGCCCCGACAGCTTGCTAGGAGTTTTGAACCAATGTTGATTTGTACTTTTTCGGTTCTTTTACTACGATTCCCATTGCCCACACCGAACAACAAATCCGAAAACCCCGATTCCGATCCCATCCCAAATCATTTTCGTACACAAACAAGCTATCGCCTCGAGCTGATGCGACAGATATACAATGTCGAGAGCCCGCCATCGTCCATGCTATTCGATACTTCCGGCATGGAGGCGTTGAGCGGATGGATCGCACCACCACCCAGCCATGATCCGCATCCCGGCCAGCAGCCGCAGCTGCTCCCAGTGGAGCCACCAGTCGAAAGCGAACGGGGCCGACTCACATTGGCCAATCTGATACCGTCTAGGTGTGCTTTGACCGCAGGTTTCATTTGTATATAGACGTGTAGAAACTATCCTTAGTTGTAGTTGCATGGCTTTCCATATTTGGCTTCTGATTTGGGGCGGGTTTAGGCCTGCTTTTACGCTCTACTCGCACTTTTCTACCTATGCAATATTCGAATATTCTTTATATAACAAAAGTCAATGCCTTAACCGTATGTTTATAATTTCCTGGCTGTGTTTTTTAGGCAACGTTTGGAGCTGATGCGTGAGATGTACCACAACGAGGCCGAGATGAGTCCCACTTCGCCGGACTATAATGTGGAGAGCCTCACTGGCGGCGATCCCTTCTACGATCGCTTCCCCTGGTTCCGCATGGTGGGTCGCTCCTTCATCTATCTGAGCAACCTGCTCTATCCAGTGCCATTGGTCCACAAAGTGGCCATTGTCAATGAGCGGGGAGATGTGCGTGGCTACTTAAGGATTGCCGTGCAGCCGGTTCTGGATGAGGAGTCCATTGACTTCAATAATGGTGTCAAGCAGTCGGCTCGATTGGTCTTCAACGAGGATGATGCCAAGCCCAAGTACCGGGCTCTCAACGAAAAGGATGATGTGCAGCGTTATATTGACAATGGTGGTTTGGATAGCAAGCTGGAGGGTGAGTTTTCACAGATTTCCATCGACTTTCAGCTAAGGTTTATGATTATGCCCTTTAGCAGAACTTGAGGATGTGGATTCTGGTCGCGGCATTGACTCCAACTCCGCTTCCGAGTGCCATGAGAATGCCGAGGAGCCGGGCGAGCACTTGCAGGTTGGCAAGGAATTCACCTTCCGGGTCACCGTTCTCCAGGCCACTGGCATTGGCGCTGAATATGCCGACATCTTTTGTCAGTTCAAGTAAGTAATCTTTTGGAAATTCCCTTCGAATTAGAGGTTTATAAAAGATTACCTTTAGCTTCTTGCATCGTCATGAGGAGGCTTTCTCCACCGAGCCGGTTAAGAATTCCGCATCCGGTGCTCCTCTGGGCTTCTACCATGTGCAGAATGTAAGTACAGGTCttaataagaaattaaaatcaataataaCCTATCTTCTTTCTTAAAGATTACTGTACCCGTGACCAAATCCTTTATCGAGTACTTGAAGACTCAGCCCATAATGTTCAAGATTTTCGGCCACTACCAGACGCACCCATTGCACAAGGATGCCAAGCAGGAGTTCGTCTCCCGGCCACCACCACGTCGCATGTTGCCACCGAGCATTCCGATTAGCCAGCCGGTGCGTAGTCCCAAGTTTGGACCACTGCCCTGTGCGCCCACGTCCACGGTTCTGGCCAAGCACGATGTTCTGGTTTGGTTCGAGATCTGTGAATTGGCTCCCAACGGAGAGTATGTGCCATCGGTTAGTAGGGTTATTAAACCATTCAAGTAAACCAGAAAGTAATCCAAGTTGGATTTGCCAACAGGTCGTGGAGCACAGCGACGATCTTCCCTGCCGCGGACTGTTCCTCTTGCATCAGGGCATCCAGCGGCGCATTCGCATCACCATCGTCCATGAGCCCACAGCGGAGGTCAAGTGGAAGGACATCAACGAGCTGGTGGTTGGACGCATACGCAATACTCCGGAGTCATCCGACGAGCAGGACGAAGACGCCTGCGTCCTGTCCTTGGGTCTGTTCCCCGGCGAAGTCCTGGAGGTGCCCGGAGACGATCGGTCTTTCTACCGATTCGAGGCCGCCTGGGACTCCAGTCTGCACAACTCGGCGCTGCTCAACCGCGTCTCTCAAGGCGGTGAGACCATCTACATCACGCTGAGCGCCTACTTGGAGGTATGATTTATACCTTTTAGTTTAACACTACTATATATGTAATAACAATTTGTTTCCCCGTCCTAGCTGGAGAACTGTGCCCGCCCTGCCATTATCACCAAAGATCTGAGCATGGTCATCTATGGACGCGACGCTCGCACCGGACCGCGCTCCCTGAAGCACCTGTTCTCGGGACAGTACCGCAATCCGGAGGCCAATCGCCTCACCGGAGTCTACGAGCTGGCACTGCGCAGAGCATCCGAAGCAGGTAGTCCAGGTAGCAATTCTCATTGTAGTTGTACTCGTAATCAGTCCGCTTGCACTCGCTTGTCGAATCCCTGGAGCTGACCCCCACTCACTCTTTAACTTGATGTCCTTACAGGTGTGCAGAGGCGTCAGCGTCGAGTGTTGGACACCAGCTCTACTTATGTACGGGGTGAGGAGAACCTGCATGGCTGGCGGCCAAGGGGTGACTCGCTGATCTTCGACCACCAGTGGGAGCTGGAGAAACTTACCCGGCTGGAGGAGGTTGGTCGCATGCGCCATCTTCTGCTGTTGCGCGAACGTCTGGGCATGGACACCAATCCCAATCCGACCACCAAGACCGAGAAGGATGTGTGCAATCTGGCCGCCCGGGCAGCCACCTCACCCGTGCACATGGTCATTCCACAATCGCCGCAGACGCCGGTCAAGGATCCGCAGCAAATCATTCCAGAGCGGGAGTACAACCAAAGGGAGCAGGATCTGATGCTCAAGTGCTTGAAGTTGGTGCAGGGTGAGTGGGCATCGAGATTTCCCCAGCCATCTAGTTGCTAATCCCAGCATTTACTTAAGGACGCTATACCAAGAGCGAGGCCAATGATACGCAAACCCAATCGGATGTTTCGCCCAGCGATGAGGGCTGTGCCGACATGACCGTCAGCTGCATCTCCAGCAATTCCATGGAGTAAGTAGTCGCTTTACCACTCGGATCTGCCCCCCACAAGCACCAACCATCTTAGTTAGCTTGCATCCATCCGGCTTTCTTGGTTTATTTGAACAAACGAAATTGGCACGACACCACAGCACACCACAGCCTACATCACTTCATCACACTAACCCCAATCACCCAGAATCCATGCCTCACAAAAATACCCTGTAGATTCCGTTCTTGCTCTGAACAATATACTTGGGACAGTCGGAGCGCAGGGTGCAGGCCTTTCGCTGAATATTGTAGACAAAACCGCGCTTACAGCGACATGGAGGTCCGCATAGGGGTACGCAGTACTTGGAGCGGTACTCACAGGTCTCCGGACAAACACCTGCACATCCCACATTCGTGGAGTTGTGACAGCAGCCAAAGTAGAAGGGCTGCTTGATATACTTCTCCTCGGGAAGCGGCTTCCGCTTCAGGGCTTTTGCTTCCTCTATTGGATGAACCATGCGGTATCCTTCTTCCAGGCTATCGAATGTCTCGACATGCTTTTTATGCGGTTTTTCCATGAACTCTTCCTCGTCCTTTAAGGCATCTAAGGGATCCAAGGTTCTAGCGGTGCGATAAGTGACCTCTTTCGTTACGGTTACTGGCAGTTCATCCGGCCAGGTTATCTCTGTTTCTAAGGTAGCCTCAGTGACATCATCCGGCCAGGTCATCTCGGCCTCGGTGGTTTCTGCCCTTACTACATTTTTCTGAAGGATACTTCCGATTATAACTAAAACATAACTAAGCTTGGGACATGGCATTATTGAAACTAAGATTTGAATtgctttaaatttaatataccAATGTTCCACCTGTGATTTCTGTGTAATTGCAATTTGCTTGGGTCACTCAACCCATATCAAAAATGTGTTCAGTTGCTCCTAGAATTCTGAGATGATGTACCTGAAACTCTCGAAGATAatgttcaatttaaaatttatttgttcgataaaaacaatattttacagTTAAAATCATATAGGATTAAAGAACCTAGAATTGTTGGCCCCTACTGAAACACACGATGGGTTTCCACAACTTCCTGTTGTATATCCTGAGGACAATCCGATTTTAGGATGCACAGCTGTAGTTTTTCATCGAAGACATAGTCAGGTTTGCAAATGCAATTCACACCGCAATAGTTGGGGCATTTGAGCGATTTAAAGGCACAGGTTTCGGGACACACCCCAGCACATCTAGCCCTGGTGGCATTCTCGCCGCAGAAGCCCGGAAACGGATTCCAAATGTACTTCTCACGACCCGGGTCCGGATCGTCATCATGATTCAAAACGGTTTCCTCCGCAAAGCCAGTTGTCATAACcgaatttataaataaagctggcagcagcagcaaagaAAGAGACTTGATCCAAATCATCCTATAAACCACAAGCAACTGAAGCTATGGCAAACCATTTCCATTTGTTTTCAACCCATTATTGCTATTGCCGCCAGCTGTTTCCCTGTAATTGCCCGCCATTCGATCATCGCAGTGCAAAAACTAACAAACACCCCACACCCACCCCACTCACTTTCCTATGTAACTCGAGATActcaaaaacaaaactttctatatttgatttgtttgttttccttttggtTTTCTTTTACACAATTAGAAACAACAAATTTGTAATTCGACGCAGGTAATTTTCTTTTCTATCCAAAGAACCTAAAACCTTAACCAACTTTCCCAAGAAACTTTGACTAATGAATCTTTGTTTCCTTGAACTAGATTATGTTCACCGGATCGGGCTGATGCTCCCAATGGCTGGGAGGCACCTGCTCCGGCTACCCAGCCGGCTCTGCCGCTTCGTCTTTATGTGCCGGAGCTGGAGGAGATTCGCGTGAGTCCTGTGGTGGCCCGCAAGGGTCTGTTGAACGTCCTGGAGCATGGCGGTTCCGGCTGGAAGAAGCGCTGGGTGGTAGGTTTTCAATAGTCAGTGTATTTCGTAGGGTGAAAtcctaattttaaatatttttaaactagaTTGTCCGTCGCCCTTATGTGTTTATCTACCGCTCGGAGAAGGACCCTGTGGAACGGGCTGTCCTCAATCTGGCCACTGCCCATGTGGAGTGCAGCGAGGACCAGGCGGCCATGGTCAAGATACCCAACACTTTCAggtttgttttgtttctgataaagaaaataaatcttTAGAGATTTAGGGAGTGATTATTTATATCTATCTAAATTTATATCACTaggattttgaaaaaaacttttaaatgccattttaggtgtctaaaagtatgcaatgaatAAATGATTGTCGTCTTTCTAGGTGATTTCATTGTACTTCAAAGCTTGAAATAtagtgttgcatacttttagacacaaaaaaaattacatttgaAACCGAATTCAAAAACTCTCGACTAtctttaaattcaaatttaaatataaattacatTTCTAAACAGTGTGGTGACCAAACATCGTGGCTATCTGCTGCAGACCCTTGGCGACAAGGAAGTGCACGACTGGCTGTATGCCATCAATCCCTTGCTGGCTGGCCAGATCAAGTAAGTGAAATTCACAGGGCATTCCCTTAAATATtccctaaatattttaaatatttaaaatattaataatgtaTTCTTCCAATAGATCCCGTTTGGCGCGACGAACTTTGGAGCCGGCCAGCCAGACGGCCTCCCAGATCCAGGCCACCAATGCGGCGAACGCCAACAGTGCGAACAAATGAGATACGATCACGATGGAGTCCGTTTTGGTTTACTGAGACGCAGGCTATGGCTGGCTGCAGCGCCTGAATATCGCCCGACGACTGGTCAGGAGGAGATCTCAACCAACGACTGGGGCAGCAGCTGGCAACTGATTGATATAGCTTGGAGGATTCCATCGGCAGTTGTAGGAAATAGATGATTGTTGGCTAGGGCAAAGCTGAGGAGGCAAATCGAAATCGAATGAGAAAATCACAGATTATGAGATGAGATTAACCAAATGCAAAGCGTACGTAATTATTAAGTAGTTCAACAACCAGTTTATCGATTATTATGTATTTTGTGATTAGTTGGCCACGGCCCAATGAGTAGGCGTTAGCAGCTCCGAATAGATACGATAGCCTACTTTTTAGAACCCGTTTCGGTTAAGTTTTTGGACAATTTTGTAAATAGCTTTCGTTTGATTcgattgtataaatatttggTATTAGTTAAAGGATCGTTTAGTTTGAGTTCCCACGTGATATTATGTTGATCAGTTAGTGTATGTATTATTTTCTCAAGTATGCGACAATTATGTAAAGCTTGTAatgcaaaaacaaacacacacgTATATGCATTTTAAAGGAGCAACCTAAAGCAAAATACAGACATATATATAATGGAGGAACTATATATAATGAATTAATGTATAAAACCCTATATATTTGCTGTTTATACACAAATTTTCATGTACTTGTATCTTGTATTGTTTAACTTAAAATGAGCAGGCAACCGCCGGAGAAAAATATGATACCAAAAATATGTGTGTGTTAAAGAAAGACCGTACAGTATATAGGATATAGGAGTCGTGAGGTATAAGCTCAGCAGAATTGCGAAATCTCTCTATAAAGGTAACGATTATTGTTAgatctatattatatatatacaagcAAACAGAACTATATGCGAATGAACTATTTTACACACCAGAGTTACGAACCATGAAATCGGCGCTGCTATCTAACAGCCGCCCCACATTGTCAACTGTTGACAGCTTTTAAGGCTTCTCCCCCACAGACACCCCCTATAAAGAACAGACAGTTTCGCTTCTAAAATGCTCCCACTCGGAACCACCTGCTAAAGCTTCAAGCATCAAGTTACGGAACAACCAATTGTAGTTTTGATAAGGACTCTTAAATTAGTACGCAATGGCCACCTGTACATTTCCCAACTAAAAATGAAACCGAAATTATGCTTTGCTTGCGAAAAgaattacaaattttatttgcattttgcctTCGGTTGGAGCACGAGCTTAGGTCAGGTTAATGGATCAATTGGAGCTTCACTTGTGCGAGGATCACAAGCCCCGAAGCTCCCCAAGTTGTTGAAGGGATTGCTTTCGTTGGTGTCTGGAAATGGACACGAAACGTTAAGCGATCGTTGCTGGATCGGATAATACGTATTCTTTTAAGGATCGTTTCGCAACTGAGTCGGCGTTTTGGGTTTTGAGTTGATTGTAGCAAAATGTAAACATTTGTTAAACTATTGAATTAATTTCGAATTGTAACATATTAGAGAATTGTAATTACAATAATCATTATACGAGCATATTATATGATACTTATGTAATAACCTTTTTTGGCCCAGTTTGAATTAAACAACAAAGAATTGCACACACCAAAAACAATTTAGAGCTATATACTAGCTAAGCGAGTTAACGAGCAAGAAACTCAACTTATATATGCGTATATggtacaatacatttcaaaatctatttaaatatgtacatCGGCTATATATCAATGTATGTAAGAGATGATTGCCTGGCAACCGTTTCAAATGACAGATTAAAGAACAGAGGGCAGAACCAATGCGGAGCAAAATAAgggaaatgaaattaaaaccTATGCTATGTGTATGTATAATCCAAAacaaattgatatatgccagggCGTATCACtattaaagaaatataaaataaaacggCTTTAAAGAAAATCTGTAaatcatcaaattggttttacTTTGGAAAGTTATCAAGGTAAGATATTTGCTGTACTGAGCCTAAGGAAATGGTATTCTTTTGAAGAGGGAAATTCTTTTAGACCTAATGGTATTAAAGATTTGTATTTGAAATACCACCCCTAGGTAAAGTCTACTAATTTTTCTCAAAAGTCGAACAGAGAGATATACTTCAGATGTTCACCGATTGTGAACCGATTGTGGTATAGGTAAGGCAAATACTAATGTGTTGCTTTTGATTTGGTTTAAAACGTCTCAACTACTCTAAATTGCTAAATTCCTATGAATATTAAGTGTGACCAAAATTTCGGGGCTGCTTGATAGGATGAAATTGCAATTAACTAATAATCCTATAAATAGGACAGCTCGTCGcaataatatttcaagtttTTTTGCTCATTATCGCTGCTGAAAACGAAAGAATGAGCAGGCTCAAGACCATATTTATGGTGAGCCTGTTGGCTGTGAGTATCTTTAGACgctattataaaaaatatattcatgTTTACTATTTTCTTTATAGATATTCCTAAGCCCCCAGGAGACTGAGGCCCAGGCAACCATCGGCGAAAACTGGAGCAAGTTGGGCAAGTGCACTCAGGTGGGCATCGAAACAATTACTAGTTTGGCCAACAAAGTTGTCCCAAGCTTCTACGAACTGAAAAAATGTTCCGGATACGTGGTCTTGGAACAGCCAAACAGAAAGGGACGAAAGATTACCTGGTACCTGAAGGTCACCTATGAATTCTTTAAGAAGCTGGCCTTTGACGAACCGAAATGTCTGCACAATCTTATAAGCCGAATAGCTCAAAGGGTCAAACCATATACAGAGCAAATTACGGGATTGGGTTGCTTGGACGAAAATGATTTTATCATCTAAAGAAAGGAAGAGGAATATAACATTATGCGCCAGAACTGAAAGCACTAGAAGGTCTAAAATGTGAGAAAACAATGATTTGATTTAGTAATTAGTATGCTCCTTTGAAAAGAAAGTATTAGAATATAAActaaattataaaagaaatgttattttgtATCTATAGATGCTACGTATCTTTAGATGGCATAGTTGTCCAAGTCGCGAATAAGAAATTTGTCAAGCTTggataaatttaaatacttatACCGAACTATAGTTTTGGAAAATAAAGGAATTATCCGGAGGGCTATATGTTTAACAAGATATCCATTTGGTCCGCAAAGTAAAGTCAGAAGCTGCCGGAAAAAGAGGCTTTAATGCATCTGAACAAACCAAGCGcaaagttatttaaaaaaaagccaATCAACATAGgtaaaatttgttatttaaatattaagcaCTTtgcagataaaaaaaaataaaaaccattaaaaaaaataaaacgttTATTTACCAAAATACATATTAGGTGGTGACACGTTTCTTAATATATAAAATgcgatttattttattatcctCGGACAGAACCAGTATCAGAGCTATTATAACTGAAATTAATATTGGATTATAATTTAATGAATTTACAACTTATTCAAAACTTACGCAACCGTATAAACAgcttcatttttatttttttgtatccAGAAGTGCGACACATTGTAACTTATTTATATAGCAAAACGGACAAAGAATCGTGACTGTTTAATTTGCGATAAAGCCTATTATATTGCTGAATAGTCTAGCTCTGAAAACGTGACAATCTTGAAGATACTGGCAAAAACAAAAGCTCCGATTGCCAGGTAATCCACCATTTGCCAGCAGCACCTGCTAAGTAATTACCCGAGCTCCATGGTCGAAATCCTTTCCATTGTGGCTATGGAATTCCATGACAACAAAAGCTGGCCACGCTCAGTGATGCAAATCCCAGGCAGAATGCCATTGCATAAGCCCCGGCAAAGCCGGTAAGTGCTTATGGAGAGAGAGAGGATTTTGGACTAGGACTAGGCAAATATACTTACTCCCAAAGACCGCACATCCATGCCCGAAGATCTGCTGTAATTAGGCAAGATGTCGCTGCCGTTTGCCATTTGCCATTTGGCCACTGTTCCCCCGACAATACCATTTTATGGACTTTTGCTGGCGGGTTTCTCTACCATTTTTTTGTAGGTTTCTTTTTTGCGAAAATGAATAATTCAATAGTCCAGTGGCAGAAGCCTCAGGTCTGCCGGTCTCCCTGCCTTCCCAACCTCGTGGCATCTCGGTTGCAGCCATAATTGAGGTCAGTGAAATCAAATCGCTTGGAGCAAGTGGTTAGCACTTGCCCAGCGGTGTGTGGAGGAACTGGACTTGGACCTGGTTGGCTGCTCCCTGGGCTCTCGAGTCGGCTCCGCTTTCAAAGGCCAAAAGCGGCCATGGGATCTTCCTCGTGGTCGGGCAGTTGCTTTGTTTCCGTCAGCCAAAATCACTGCCACTAAAAATAGACAACAATTAAATGCAAATCAATTGCATTGATTTTCCCTCAATACACAGTGGGTAACACTTATAAGAACGTGTTTACAACAAAGAAAAATGCATGTTG contains:
- the LOC119552136 gene encoding kinesin-like protein unc-104 isoform X3; amino-acid sequence: MSSVKVAVRVRPFNSREIARESKCIIEMAGATTAITNPKVPPNTSDSVKRFNFDYSYWSHDHHDADFSTQSMVYKDIGEEMLQHSFDGYNVCIFAYGQTGAGKSYTMMGRQEEQQEGIIPMICKDLFTRIQDTETDDLKYSVEVSYMEIYCERVRDLLNPKNKGNLRVREHPLLGPYVEDLSKLAVTDYQDIHDLIDEGNKARTVAATNMNETSSRSHAVFTIFFTQRRYDTMTDLTTEKVSKISLVDLAGSERADSTGAKGTRLKEGANINKSLTTLGKVISALAEVASKKKNTKKADFIPYRDSALTWLLRENLGGNSKTAMIAAISPADINYDETLSTLRYADRAKQIVCKAVVNEDANAKLIRELKEEIQKLRDLLKAEGIEVQEGPDGKVVCEKRDANKDELNKSTVIKSSPTKTRNRNGSTTEMAVDQLQASEKLIAELNETWEEKLKRTEEIRVQREAVFAEMGVAVKEDGITVGVFSPKKTPHLVNLNEDPNLSECLLYYIKEGLTRLGTHEANVPQDIQLSGSHILKEHCTFENRNSTVTLLPHKDAIIYVNGRKLVEPEVLKTGSRVILGKNHVFRFTNPEQARELREKIETENEAENEVEKTDTQQVDWNFAQCELLEKQGIDLKAEMKKRLDNLEEQYKREKLQADQQFEEQRKTYEARIDALQKQVEEQSMTMSMYSSYSPEDFHQEEDVYTNPMYESCWTAREAGLAAWAFRKWRYHQFTSLRDDLWGNAIFLKEANAISVELKKKVQFQFTLLTDTLYSPLPPELASSVAPSHQDDEFGAPPVSKTLVAVEVTDTKNGATHHWSLEKLRQRLELMREMYHNEAEMSPTSPDYNVESLTGGDPFYDRFPWFRMVGRSFIYLSNLLYPVPLVHKVAIVNERGDVRGYLRIAVQPVLDEESIDFNNGVKQSARLVFNEDDAKPKYRALNEKDDVQRYIDNGGLDSKLEELEDVDSGRGIDSNSASECHENAEEPGEHLQVGKEFTFRVTVLQATGIGAEYADIFCQFNFLHRHEEAFSTEPVKNSASGAPLGFYHVQNITVPVTKSFIEYLKTQPIMFKIFGHYQTHPLHKDAKQEFVSRPPPRRMLPPSIPISQPVRSPKFGPLPCAPTSTVLAKHDVLVWFEICELAPNGEYVPSVVEHSDDLPCRGLFLLHQGIQRRIRITIVHEPTAEVKWKDINELVVGRIRNTPESSDEQDEDACVLSLGLFPGEVLEVPGDDRSFYRFEAAWDSSLHNSALLNRVSQGGETIYITLSAYLELENCARPAIITKDLSMVIYGRDARTGPRSLKHLFSGQYRNPEANRLTGVYELALRRASEAGVQRRQRRVLDTSSTYVRGEENLHGWRPRGDSLIFDHQWELEKLTRLEEVGRMRHLLLLRERLGMDTNPNPTTKTEKDVCNLAARAATSPVHMVIPQSPQTPVKDPQQIIPEREYNQREQDLMLKCLKLVQGRYTKSEANDTQTQSDVSPSDEGCADMTVSCISSNSMENNKFVIRRRLCSPDRADAPNGWEAPAPATQPALPLRLYVPELEEIRVSPVVARKGLLNVLEHGGSGWKKRWVIVRRPYVFIYRSEKDPVERAVLNLATAHVECSEDQAAMVKIPNTFSVVTKHRGYLLQTLGDKEVHDWLYAINPLLAGQIKSRLARRTLEPASQTASQIQATNAANANSANK